One region of Aeromicrobium sp. Sec7.5 genomic DNA includes:
- a CDS encoding NAD-dependent epimerase/dehydratase family protein, protein MTSHALLIGAGDLGSDVGIRLAALGHEVTAVRRRGDLVASPMHGISADLTVTGPDLTGLDVDLLVVALTARPRTEESYRATYVDGLIRALDALTAAGQTPRRAVLVSSTGVYGDAAPDPVLDEASPAEPADAPARVLLEAEQAFAERLPHGTVLRLSGLYRGETGRLVTQVREGTFDDPHRWTNRIHRDDAAAAVVHLLTRDEAPEALYVGTDDEPSLLGDVAAHVANQLGLPAPEAAAPARGHGKRLSNARLRASGWRPAYPTYREGYVV, encoded by the coding sequence ATGACCTCCCACGCCCTGCTGATCGGTGCCGGTGACCTCGGGTCCGACGTCGGGATCCGGCTCGCCGCGCTCGGGCACGAGGTCACCGCCGTGCGCCGCCGCGGTGACCTCGTGGCGTCACCGATGCACGGCATCTCCGCCGATCTCACCGTGACGGGCCCTGACCTGACCGGGCTCGACGTCGACCTGCTGGTGGTCGCGCTCACGGCCCGGCCGCGCACCGAGGAGTCGTACCGCGCGACGTACGTCGACGGGTTGATCCGGGCACTCGACGCCCTCACGGCCGCCGGTCAGACGCCACGACGCGCGGTGCTGGTCTCCTCGACCGGCGTCTACGGCGACGCCGCCCCGGATCCCGTGCTCGACGAGGCGTCGCCCGCCGAGCCCGCCGACGCCCCCGCCCGCGTGCTGCTCGAGGCCGAGCAGGCCTTCGCCGAACGCCTGCCCCACGGCACCGTGCTGCGCCTGTCCGGCCTGTACCGCGGTGAGACCGGGCGCCTGGTGACCCAGGTGCGCGAGGGCACGTTCGACGACCCCCACCGGTGGACCAACCGCATCCACCGCGATGACGCCGCGGCGGCGGTCGTGCACCTGCTCACCCGCGATGAGGCGCCCGAGGCGCTCTACGTGGGCACGGACGACGAGCCGTCGCTGCTCGGCGACGTCGCCGCCCACGTCGCGAACCAGCTGGGCCTGCCCGCCCCCGAGGCCGCTGCCCCCGCGCGCGGCCACGGCAAGCGGCTGTCGAACGCCCGGTTGCGTGCGAGCGGCTGGCGCCCGGCGTACCCCACCTACCGCGAGGGCTATGTCGTCTGA
- a CDS encoding maltokinase N-terminal cap-like domain-containing protein, giving the protein MSEHSTPGSPMVGSHRAEPAEDPTDLVTQIAAALPAWLPTQRWFGGKDREITAVRPLAATEIPAGDDALLLHLVVEVEQGDRSEPYQLLIGHRDDQVPDVPASASIPLADGPAVYEASGDADLTCHLLDLIAAHATVDGVEFAPEPGAELESGLRGHPISTEQSNTSIVYGGQYILKLFRKLTPGTNKDLVLHRALREVASDHIADPLGSISGELAGEAVTFGMLQRFMPDAADGWVMATTSVRDFMADTSGLPPGELGGDFSGEAYRLGKAVADVHADLAQALGTRDADTAELADTVDAMLERLERVVGEVPELADHADPLVEAFRAVADVPPPVTVQSVHGDLHLGQVLRTLQGWLLLDFEGEPAASVVERASLRSPLRDVAGMLRSFDYAAQQLLVGQPDEEGQADRAAAWAEHNRAAFCDGYAKESGHDPRDQDVLLRAFELDKAVYEVAYEHANRPDWLLVPMASIRRLTTEGS; this is encoded by the coding sequence GGACCGTGAGATCACCGCGGTCCGCCCCCTCGCGGCGACCGAGATCCCTGCCGGTGACGACGCCCTGCTGCTGCACCTCGTGGTCGAGGTCGAGCAGGGCGACCGCTCCGAGCCCTACCAGCTGCTGATCGGCCATCGCGACGACCAGGTCCCCGACGTCCCGGCGTCCGCGTCGATCCCGCTCGCCGATGGACCAGCCGTCTACGAGGCCTCGGGCGACGCCGACCTGACGTGCCACCTGCTCGACCTGATCGCCGCCCACGCCACGGTCGACGGCGTGGAGTTCGCGCCGGAGCCCGGCGCCGAGCTGGAGTCCGGCTTGCGGGGCCACCCCATCAGCACCGAGCAGAGCAACACGTCGATCGTGTACGGCGGCCAGTACATCCTGAAGCTGTTCCGCAAGCTGACCCCCGGCACCAACAAGGACTTGGTGCTGCACCGGGCCCTGCGCGAGGTCGCGTCGGACCACATCGCCGACCCGCTCGGCTCGATCTCGGGCGAGCTGGCCGGCGAAGCAGTCACGTTCGGCATGCTGCAGCGCTTCATGCCCGACGCCGCCGACGGCTGGGTCATGGCCACCACGAGCGTGCGCGACTTCATGGCCGACACCTCCGGGCTGCCGCCCGGTGAGCTCGGCGGCGACTTCTCCGGCGAGGCCTACCGCCTCGGCAAGGCCGTGGCGGACGTCCACGCCGACCTGGCCCAGGCGCTCGGCACCCGCGACGCCGACACCGCCGAGCTCGCCGACACCGTCGACGCGATGCTCGAGCGCCTCGAGCGGGTCGTGGGCGAGGTGCCGGAGCTCGCCGACCATGCCGACCCTTTGGTCGAGGCGTTCCGCGCCGTCGCCGACGTCCCCCCGCCCGTCACGGTGCAGTCGGTGCACGGCGACCTCCACCTGGGCCAGGTCCTCCGCACGCTGCAGGGCTGGCTGCTCCTCGACTTCGAGGGCGAGCCGGCCGCGAGCGTCGTGGAGCGCGCCTCGCTCCGGTCGCCCCTGCGCGACGTCGCCGGGATGCTGCGCTCGTTCGACTACGCCGCGCAGCAGCTGCTGGTCGGCCAGCCCGACGAGGAGGGCCAGGCCGACCGCGCCGCGGCCTGGGCCGAGCACAACCGCGCGGCCTTCTGTGACGGCTACGCCAAGGAGTCCGGGCACGACCCCCGCGACCAGGACGTCCTGCTCCGGGCGTTCGAGCTCGACAAGGCGGTCTACGAGGTCGCCTACGAGCACGCGAACCGGCCCGACTGGCTGCTCGTGCCGATGGCCTCCATCCGACGACTCACGACCGAGGGGAGCTGA